tctgtgtgttatggtgtttgATAACGGTGCTAgtcgtgtgtatgtatgttagtTTGTGTACCTGAGACGCACCTCATTCAGGTACGGCTGGCAGCCAAATTCAGCGCGTGATCGGTGGAGGAGACGGGGGTCCTGGTCGTCCctcgcaaggccctgcagattCTCACGGACCTCCAGCAAGTGGAGTGGACATCGAGAGAGCACTGCAGCACCGATTCGGCCAGACAGATCTTGGCCACCACAGGAGCCTGGGTACCCCACCTTTGACGTTACAATGCAGGAGAAGCTCACCCTCTAAGCCTTTGACCGGGGGCTCCGGGGCCTTGGGAGCACCTCCGCCTGAGCGCACCATGGACCCTGACAGCGGTCCTGGCTGAGGCGGAGCCGCTGCCCTTAGTCAGTACGAGGCACCCGGCGGACCTGGAGGACAGTGACTGGGGAGAGGCGACCCACTAAGCCACCACCTCACCTCTGCAGCGACCACAGCGGGGGCCGTGCAGAGCTGCTGGAAAAGCTGTTTTCCTGCACTGTTCCACGAGCCTCTGCGCTGCCAAGGCTTGTGGTTGTGCTGGAGGCGACCGTGTCCTGATCGTATTCCCCAACACCTCAGGGACCTTGTTGTGGGTTGCTGGGGACAACTAGCCACTTGGAGCGGGAGGTGGGGGTGTAGGGTGTTAGGGGTTGGCTAATGGAACTTCTGGGTGAGACTCCCAGTAGGCATAGCGTCCCAGCATGCATcgggtgttgtgtggtgtttgtgctcTAGCGGTCAGGTTGTGTATCCCTTTCGTGTCGAAGTGTGTGTGgtcgtttttctttttgtctgtgtgtcatgctCTGTAAAGGGTTAGGGTATAAGTGTACGTGTAACTGTGGTTTAGagtgtgtcaaaataaaaggcttCCAGTCAAATCAAAAGCAATACTGCCAACTCGTCACTTCAAAAGAACCCAAAGATGCTACAATACTTACAAGATTCTTGCGCTAAAAAAGGAAACTATTTATAAAAGTAATCCTTCAAAGCAGCAGAAGCTACCTTGTGAGCACTACTTGCTCTGTAGTGATGTTCCGATCCCAAAGGCCCTGACAAGCCTCAGCTTGATGCCTTTCTTCGCTCTTGTTGCTCGTGTCTCATGTGGGCATTGTACCACAGAGGTGAAAAGCAGAAGTTACAGATCATAGCAGTGACTCAACAAGGACCAGGTATCTCTTCTGCTTCTAGCTAGCCTTTGCAAACGTGACCATATGAGTGGCAGTGATGGCCTATGGCTGGAAATCCCAGTAAATTCACACATCTTATCACTGCTCACTGTTAACACAATAACATTTGAAACTGGAAATCTAGACTGAAAAAATTCactttagttagttagttagtagtTAGTAAATGTATCCTTGGCATTGGATGGTAGAAATGTTAGAAAGACGCTTTATTTGAAAATGCTAAGGAAGTGATCTCAACTTCAACCCGTTGCGTGGTCTCAGGACTACAGGTCCTCACCCACACCTCTCACTTGTGTTTTTCAGTATTAGTGTGTTCATCTTAAAGGTTAGGTTTGTGTCAAGCTGGCTGTTTTTcgtctgtgtgttcatgacgAGGCGGGCTGTGTCTCTGGTTTGGCTCATCATAGAGCTCTGGGAATTTTGAAACCATCAAAGATCTtccctcattctcattctcgGTTTCATTTACAGCTATGTATGGGtgttgtttcatttttaatacaatCTTGGCAAATACTTAGTAAATGAAACCTTAGTCTTTTTTGCTGACTTTTAATGTTCTTAAGCCATGACACTTAGTCTCAAAATACACTATGACTTCTGGTTGTTAGTTTCAAAACTATGGTAAAAAAAGACAGACCAACTTCCCGTGTAATTCAAATTAATTGATTTAGTTAGATAAATAACTTATTTTCAAGAACTGCtgttgaatgagtgaatgaggtTTCAGATCTTTATTATTCTAGGCTTTGGGTCttgtaaaatgaaatagaatTAAAATGAGTGGATGCAGCATTTCTGTGTTAGTGTGATATTCTATATTCACCAGAAGGTGGCGATATATTATTGTTTACAATAGCACAGCGTTGTGTTGGTTTTGCTTTTTCAGCTTTATGATTGAGGACAAGTTGATTTGGTCTGATTTTCTGATTTGTGGTGGATATCAGCTATGGTTCCAGGTtgcaaatgtctctctctctctctctctccctctccctctccctctctctctctgctacttCTCCCCCTCATTTTCTCGAAAAAAAACTGGTAGCATACTTTTGGAACCTAGTTCATTTTCATGTACTTTCATGTATTGATATACTCTCGGTCAACAAATCAGATAAATTGTTTTTACATTAAGAGGGTTATCCGTGAACCTATATGCCTACATTGTGTCCAAATCGACGGCCTAGATTGGTGCGACTGAAGGAGGCATTTCTATTATAGTACGCAATTTAGAGATTGTGCTGTAGATGTCGCTCTTGTATCGTTTTGTACCTGTAACCTACAGGTGGTCGTTTGTTTAATTCACGGTTTTATTGGTGACCATTTTTTTGAAGTATGTACTATGAAGTCATTTTATTGATGCCGTCTATCAAAGAATGTTGTTTTCACCCCTAAAACAACCATCAGTAACACAGGGAGCCTCATTAAGACATTTTGACACAGTCGCTTGTCTTACAAGCGAGACATACAAATCCAAGTACATTTGAATAACTGCGCCGCACATTCCTCAGGACTGTGGAATGCCTGgagttgtcactttcaaaaggtAAAAAGCAGGCTATGCTGAAAGGATTTAACCTACCACTTACTCTGGCTTCCATGAGAGTAATGGATTGCAGGTATTAACAGCTCATGACTTGAGTTTGAAGCACtcaggtagcctattgtacatGCATATGAGAAGTTACAATAATACCGAATGGCTTCTTCATTGGGTTCTCCCTCGGATCGCTCAGAGCCAAGTGCATTCCGCAAAAACGCTGGTATGAAACCCACACTGACTGAGTAAATTGTGCTAAAAATTGATATTCTGTGAGGTATGCCTTTTGTCATTGTACCAGTCCTGCTATGATATTAATGATGATTTAATTTAAGCTTAATGTCTCTAATTACACAAGCAATACTAGTTGAACCAGTGAATACCAGTGTTATCCTAACTTTTAATAtcaattcatattttattttatttacagttcCTGAATAAAAGCTTGCATGTATCtatgaatgtaaaaaaaaaatgataaagcCTGCAAGTCGTTTAGTCaccaatgaaaacaaataataacCAGGTATTTCCAAAGAGCATATTTTAATACACATTTGAATCAGTTGGGTTGCCTGTTTAAAGTGCTTTACATTCATATTATACAAAGTTGCAGATGACaacaaaagacagagatggggaaaataaataagattaaataaaaatgtaaaaatacataaataactaAACCACCTATTTAGATTGCTCTAACATTCCACCAACAAAAAGTGTCACAGGATACAGAAATATAGATATACGTTTATGTATATTTTCATATGCATTGCACATAGCCACTTCATATATAAACAGATTTCTAGAGGTGACGGTGTTCTTTGTTCAGTGTATTCACTGTGGAAGTCTTCAGCTTCATATATAGATTATACAAATACTTACATTGTGTCTGAAAACAAGTCTCAGTTTCTGTCTCTCAAAATGAACTGAGCTGGGTTTTAACACAAGGTCTGGAGCTACAACACTAATGGACACACATCTGTCTTTATACAGATATCACtgggtgcggtgtggtgcggtgcggtgcggtgcccCGTGGCGCGGTTGGGGTTAGGTGTGGTTCCGGCTGAAAATCAGTGGAGGTTTCCAGGCAGGAAGGTTCCTCTCCCACGCGGTCCACCACCCGGAGGTTTGGTTCCTGAGGCGGGCAGGGGTTCCGCCGGTCAGGGGGGCAGTAGGGGGGGCTTGAAGGTGCAGGTTCCAGTACAGTGGCGCGGGGTCAGCATCTTACAGGAGAAATGGTGCAACGCGTCGTGAGCTTCTAGGAAGAAAGTGGTTGCTCTTGATTACTCATAAGAGAACCAGCTTATTTATCTGAGACACGTGTGTCTAGAAAGAGCTCTGAttaagtgggggggggggagggctctACTAGCCTGGAGGTGGCTGAAGGCTCCACATCACATACATAGCACAGCAGTCGTTATGCAAGCACACATCTCCACGTCACATACATAGCACAGCGgtcattatgcacacacacacacgcacacacacacacacacatccttgggAGACAAAAAAGATGTGGCTCTAACTGAAGGgttagaaatgtaaaaaaaaaaaaaaaaaaaaaaactttatcgCATGGCAACTTTGTCCAGCCAAAATCCAATCAGATTTCATTAAGAACAGGGCACAAGTGTTCCTCTAATACTGCAGAATGGCTGGCCATTAATATCCCCACAAGAGGACCTGTTGTCATCACTATTGTCATCTCTGTTTGGATAGAACCTAACACTACAGATTTTGCAGTCACCTAGCTGTCGCCATGATAAAGCTGGGACACTGATCTCCACCAGCGGAGTTAGCCATTACCTTTTAACTTCTGCTGTATAGCATAACGAGCCTTTCTCTCATGGTCCAACTCGCTGCATAGAGTATCTAAGCAGGGGAAACAGAGGAGAGCTCAGGGATGAGATCAACTAATAaggaatataatataatataatttaatataatataatatataatcatgtgtaatatatataaatatgtctgTTTTTAGTGGCATGGCCCTTAATTTAGTTTGCTTTGTGGAGTTCATTCATTAAGATGAAAATATCAGCCCCGGATAAATTAGTTTGCTTTGTGGAGTTCATTAATTAAGATGAAAATATCAGCCCCGGATAAATTCGTTTTGTGTTGATAATtatctacaccaatgaggtgcATAAACTGATCTCTGATTCTCACTAAAATATCAAACATTAACCTTCATTTTTTGTTTCCCTTTGGTTTCCCTTTTCATTAAGTCACTGCtttttaattgtattatttGGTTAAATACACCCATACTCGTATAAGGTCATAAGTTCAAatacataattaaaaaaaaaaaaaaacacgatttATTTTTCTTAACACTGGTGTCACAAACCAAGGCTGTATGCTGTTGAAACGCCCATAGAAATTCAATGTAATTTATAATAGTAACTTTATCCTCCAGGTTTTCCTTGGAAAGAGTGGCAGGCAATTTGATCCAGATCCCAGTAAATTACAGTTGTGTCTCTCACCTCGAACTATCTGCAGCTGCTGAACCATCTCCTCCCGGTAGGACAGCTCTCTTTTCATCTGGTCTTGAAAATTATCTGAGGAGCAAATAGTACAATCATTACAACAAAGTTCCATAAAGGTCCCGCTAAATGCCTTTCTTACAGAGGTCCAAATGATTACGCTCATGGTCACTCTACCTCACTGCAAAAACTTAAGATCTGAAGTAGAATGTTATCTATCGCCTTAGTTTAATTTATTAATAGAAACGCCTTTGACATTATAATGTGATAAAATACATGGAAATTGAATTTACAATACCAATTAATAATTGGCGAATTAGCCTTAGCAACCGATAAGACTTTGGTGACATGTATGATGCTTGTGTTATAGGCCACTTTTAAAGACTTAAAGTCAGAAATGGGTCACACCTTTCAAAGTTTGGAATTCACGCTCCAGTTTCTTACGAAGCTCCACCTGCTCAACTAGTTGTTTCTTCAAGTCCTCTGTGAAAATACAAggggaaatgtattttttttaaattgttttgCACTCTATATCCAAACCATTTGTCGAGTTAAATTTCAAATAGCCAAAACCTTGAAGAGCATCAATCCCCTCTTACACGTAGTGTTGATGTGTAATATTAAATGCCTTGATTTCGCTCTCATTTAGTAATTTAACTTGATATACCATTCTTTTTTAATAACCAAATACAACACCTACAATAAAATATaatcaaaataaatgtatttttaattaaCATCGCAAATGTGTATTTGGTATGGTATTTTGGTAAATATGGCATTTTATTGAATTTTTGGTGAACTCTTTACACATTAAGTTCTGtctgaaatgcaaacacacctACTGCTCTATTTCGGCTGTAAGTACATATTAACCTCTTGGGTACATGTGGGTACAGCTGATGGCTGGGTTAAAGACTTCTCCTTGGGTAAGTAGGTCCATTTGGTAAATCTAGTAATTGAAGATTTAATCGGTGGCATTTGGACCTTGTGTCCGTCCATTCCTCAGCGGCCTAAATCGGATAATCTTGCCTTCGGCCATATTTACAACTACTTAGCTGGGTCGTGGAGTGAATTCAAGAGGCTCGCCGTGCGTATTATCTCTGGGGATTGTCCAGCTTAACTGGAAACGAGATTTGCTGCCAAAGTTAAGTGACCTGGGTTCACCTCTAACTCCGTTGTTTAACGGCGTGTACTATCACTATGTAGGACAATAAGGGTGTTTAGTTCAGTTTTCCACTACCAACGAAGAAAATGGTACGCGTAGTGTTCTTCAATAGACTCGTGAATGAAACGTAGGTGACAAACGAACCAAAAGTTGGATTGAAGAAAAATGCAATGCTATGATAACTCAAGAAATATATTAGAACTAGCATCAACGGTATGTTCACAAATCCCTTACCTTTGGCCATGCTTCCTATATCTCTGTTTCCGATCAGCGAGGCACTGCCATCGTTACAGCGGGTCGTCTCCTCACCTGCGTAAAGGTTAAAGGATTAATTTCATTCCACAATGACAGCTCTAGATTTGGCCAGTTGTTTGGGTGagatgacaagagagagaggatggatgaACGGATAGATACACTGACTCACCTGCATCGGGTTCTCTTTGGTTTCCCTCTGACAGAGCGCCATGGTCTTGGTGGAAACTTTTAGGTTCGATTTCGTCCACAGTAGAAGACGGCTCCTCCTCGCGCGTCTCTATAACATGCACATTCGAACAAAATTGACATACATTATGACCAGTCTTTTTTTAATATGCACAATAAATATCTAGAATCATTTGTAGACAGTGACCCCCTACCATTTGATTCCCGAGGATCGCGTTGGTAATTAACTGATGATCCAAATGTACACGGGGTGCTCATTCGTTGCACGAGGCCATTTCTTTCATTTGCATACACCTGTAAAATTAACCACAATACATagggaaaaaaaattataattatctTAGTGCTTTGAGAGGGCTATTTCCAATTTCAACTCCccttctctatccttctctcgcGTGAAATATACCACCCAGGCGACCTGTTTCAAATGATCCCCAATCCACATAAAGAATATCACGCGTCCCCGTGAcccaattaaaataaattaaagttGTATTCCTCATTATTGCGGATAACCCTCTAGACATCAGAAGACTGCATTTAAGGCGGCATGAAATATAACTCTTGACGTTTCTCGTGCGCACTTTAATTTCAAAGGAtcatacaattacatttgttgaaGCGTGTTACAACCGTTTTGTAAGCCCCTACTATCCATGTTTTTTAACGTTTAAATTGGTAATTTTTATTCATATTGGTTACTGTTAGTATTATTATTCATGAGCTATGACATTATGACAAAGTAGACAAACAATAAATCagcaaatctgaaaaaaaaacacagaacctttaaagtgtctctctctctctctcgctctctgtgtgtttccgtgtACATAGGCCTACCTCATATATCGCTGCAATTCTGTTGGTTTCTATTGGCAGttgtttgctctctctgtcagctTCTGTCGACCGCGCCTCGCTCGACTTGGTCCTGTCACCCTCTGACTCCACGCCCCTCACGTCCACATCTTGAGTTGTCGAGCCAAGGGGGCTCTGATGACCGTCACCTGACAGGGGGAAAGAGTCCTCCTCCTGTGCCTTGTTTGACTCTACGTCCACATCCGGGTCATCCGCGCTGTCCACATCCGGAGAGACCGACCTGTAACTTGAACTTTCGCTCAGGATATCAGGTGACAGGTAGCCAGGCCGAGCCCCTGCGTACGACCCTCTATTTCCGTACAGCTTGGCGATGCTCTCCGTGTCTTTCACCACAGGTCTGAAAGCCGATACGTAGCTCATCTTCCGGGGAGTGTCGGCCGCTCCATCTACCGAGCGGCTGTCATCGCCAGACTTGTCATCTTCGATGCGGAGGGACTGTGTGCTTGAGCATCGCTCACTGTCTAAACCGCTCTCCTTGGGTGTGTTTGCGCCTCGGTCATTTGGCTCCGAGACGTCAACTTCATTTGGTCTGGGGCATAGAAGCTCCGAGGGCGGTTTAGGGTGTGACTGGGAGTAGGGCGGCATGGAGAGGCCGCCGGTTGTGGGCCAAAACATGGGAAACGACGGATAACCACTGTCTTTCGTCCCGGGCCAAAACATACCTGAAAGGTTCGTTTTATTTGGCTCTCCCATCACCATGCCGTCCTCTTTCTTTTGACACAGTCCAAAAGCAGGGAATCCGTAGGGGTGGGGAAAGAGCGGTGGCGGGATCTTCTGCAGCATCCCAAAGCCTTTGCTGGGCACGGGGATAACGGGATAGCTGCGCATGCTTGTTGGAACCACCCCGGCCTGATCGTCCTCGCATCTCATGGCTTTGTGTGGAACCTCAGGAGACTCTCTGTGGGGCTGTCCGCGGGGTCCTGGGGCTTTGGACGGGGAAGACCTCCCTGGCCCACTGGATGGCAGCGTCCTTTTCCGGCTGCCGCCATTGAACATGGCCTTGACATCTTCCCAAGCGTGTGTCACATCGTCAGCTGAATTTTTGTCGGATAATTTGAGATGACGTCTCCATGAATTAAAGTTAGCAGCATCGGGCTGTGTGTACTTAGATTCTGGAGTGCGATGCGAGTGAAATATGAATTTGTTCGGAGAGAAATACATGTTACAAAACGAACATTTTATACATTTAGCTCTAGAGCTGTTGTACCTAGCTGGAATGAAGCTACCCCGACTTCCCCAAGCGCATTCATGGGTTACGTCAAAGGCGAAATTTTCAGGTAATTTTGGCGGTGCGTGAGCCCCGAGGAAAGATTTACACAGCCTTTCTGCCTCGCGTTTGGTGATCATCCCACAACGCCGGGAGGATATAGGCATAGCCCCTGCACGCCGCAGGATCTCGAGCTGGACTGGCGTGCACTGCACGCAGGTAATACCAAGGGCCACGCGTCGGTTGTGTATCTCGTTGTAGCTGTAATGCTTCAGAAGGGTGTTGGATATTTGGGCAAGACAGAGTCTCTCTTGGCCATCTATGACTAGACAGACTATGGGTATTCCATACAGAGAGGTCTCGCTGACTTGGTTAGGCTTCAGCACCGGGCCCGTGTAGGATTGCAGCTCTTGCTTGGAAGTCGGGGAGCAGCTGGAGTCTCGTGCGGCTGGCAGCTGACTCGGAATTGATTCCATTCCTGGAAACCTGTGAACAGCGAATATTACATGAGTCAATCCAGTCATGAGGTAAAACATCGACATGAGAACGtctcccccctttttctttaaaaaattaTGGACCTGACGAAATTATTGTGTATTCTGCACATTGTTTTTGTCCTTTAATTAGGCTAATGAAATAGGCCTACAGTCACCACTGAATAATATATGCAACGCCAAACatataataaaaataacaacaacaataattataataataataacaacaatgtgtTCCAATGTGTTATAGCAATAACTACCTCAAAACTATTAATTGTACtctaaatatattatttttaagATTATTAATCCAAATCAGATGTTGAATCTGAATCAGGCTTTTACAAACTTTGAAATTCTAAGCTGTCCCATTAAATGGTTTTAATGCTGAGGTCCCCCCGTCAATTGGCAATTTCCCTGCATGAATTTTTGGCAAATCACTTTCCCTGTCGTGGTTTGTGATGTGAACAAGCAGTGTGAGCTTTGCTCATGATTTATTACTCGAAAGCAACCAACCTTACTTTGAATCTTGAAACTGAATCGAGTCAACAAAGATGGTGAGGCGCAGCAGGAAAATATAGCCGACTTTGAACGATGCCAAAGAGCTTAAGCAAAAGGTAAGACGCGCTAAGCTGCTTTCATTGTAATTACAAGGTTTATCCTTGCctaaaacatttaaacactAAAGTATAATTAAGGCGATTCAAAAGGAGTTTCGTGTTTAAATTGGCATACCTGATCATGAATAATAGCCAACACACTAGATTTTTATTTTAGAGGTAGTCTATTTTTATCATGCATTATTCGATCTTTAAATCTGCCTATATAAATCACCGATAAATATAAAACTTCAGGCCATTTCTTTAGCATAATAGAAGGTGTTTTATCATGGTTTTACTAAAAGTTATATATTACACCTTACCCACTTTAAGCTATTATGTCTTCACACAAAgttataaacaaaaacacagttataaagaaacataaaaaaaaaacaattcttgCTAAAACACCTTTAGCAATGTTACTTGTAATCAAACGTACAGAAAACTTAAACTCACCTTTTAACTGAGTCAGAACGCAGCAGTTTTTTGAACAGTCGatataaacacaaactcaaGTTGGCGACGCAATTCTTGTGGAGACGCTATAATCTACAGTGGACAGTCCTGTTGTCGATTAAGTGACAGAAATTATGTCTGTTTCGGTGCCTGCTTGCGAAGtagttgtgtgttttctcagagGCGCGTGTGGACGTGCATCCTCCTCAAGGCTTTCTGGCGAGAGTGAGGAGCGCTGGAGGAGTGACCGTGGGTAGGCAGTGCGCTCGCCTTCACAACACAACCACTGAAGACTTTCGGCGGCGATCAAGTGACAGCTAAAGTAATAGCGAGGCACTCCCACTTAGCTCGAGCATATTTACATGAACTGTTTGCCTACGGGACCGACAGAAAGCACACTCGCTGCTGTCATATGTTATTTTCATCACGTGATCTTTTGAAGAAACGCAAGAAAGAtgctctgtgtgagtgcgcgcgcgtgtgtgtgtgcgcgcgcgtgcgtttGGCAAGTGGGA
Above is a genomic segment from Clupea harengus chromosome 3, Ch_v2.0.2, whole genome shotgun sequence containing:
- the skor1b gene encoding SKI family transcriptional corepressor 1 homolog-B translates to MSMFYLMTGLTHVIFAVHRFPGMESIPSQLPAARDSSCSPTSKQELQSYTGPVLKPNQVSETSLYGIPIVCLVIDGQERLCLAQISNTLLKHYSYNEIHNRRVALGITCVQCTPVQLEILRRAGAMPISSRRCGMITKREAERLCKSFLGAHAPPKLPENFAFDVTHECAWGSRGSFIPARYNSSRAKCIKCSFCNMYFSPNKFIFHSHRTPESKYTQPDAANFNSWRRHLKLSDKNSADDVTHAWEDVKAMFNGGSRKRTLPSSGPGRSSPSKAPGPRGQPHRESPEVPHKAMRCEDDQAGVVPTSMRSYPVIPVPSKGFGMLQKIPPPLFPHPYGFPAFGLCQKKEDGMVMGEPNKTNLSGMFWPGTKDSGYPSFPMFWPTTGGLSMPPYSQSHPKPPSELLCPRPNEVDVSEPNDRGANTPKESGLDSERCSSTQSLRIEDDKSGDDSRSVDGAADTPRKMSYVSAFRPVVKDTESIAKLYGNRGSYAGARPGYLSPDILSESSSYRSVSPDVDSADDPDVDVESNKAQEEDSFPLSGDGHQSPLGSTTQDVDVRGVESEGDRTKSSEARSTEADRESKQLPIETNRIAAIYETREEEPSSTVDEIEPKSFHQDHGALSEGNQREPDAGEETTRCNDGSASLIGNRDIGSMAKEDLKKQLVEQVELRKKLEREFQTLKDNFQDQMKRELSYREEMVQQLQIVRDTLCSELDHERKARYAIQQKLKEAHDALHHFSCKMLTPRHCTGTCTFKPPLLPP